The Paenibacillus uliginis N3/975 genome has a window encoding:
- a CDS encoding alpha/beta hydrolase family protein codes for MRLFELMLVIFCFVMLFYLLLVKKTPRKISASIAVASAVVLLVQLFMEGYRWQMLFVYVITVLSIIFMIIRSFDNHVKIGKSLKYSLGFFSFLLMAVSVGLSVYLPVFNLPKLDGAYSVGTQTLHLIDGDREEVFTDKQGDRRELIVQVWYPAEKTDTKTKKLFPDDPETFDRLMGTYSSRLGVPAFVLDYLKYIESNSHDGAKVLRSASPYPLVILSHGMGTGILIHKSQAENLASHGFIVAAIDHTYSTMTTAFPDGEVTGYETVVDENNFFEATNKIGKVWTEDVDFVIEQLDQMNTGAIQSDFKETMDLNHIGMMGHSFGGATAFDASYLNDKIQAGINMDGTLFEIKNRESMNKPFLFMRTEDYITGIEQYKNSPDADEQIKKYLSDELAIVDDVMKYEGTLLLIDGTAHYNFTDLPLFSKLISLTGMAGSIDGYRGAEIVNKYVLDFFNKHLKGMEGTLLNGPSEAYPEVKFYRK; via the coding sequence ATGAGATTATTTGAGCTGATGTTGGTTATATTCTGTTTTGTTATGCTTTTTTACTTGTTGTTGGTTAAAAAAACACCACGAAAAATTTCTGCATCCATTGCTGTAGCAAGCGCTGTAGTGTTATTGGTGCAGTTGTTTATGGAGGGGTACCGTTGGCAGATGTTATTCGTATATGTCATTACGGTACTGTCCATCATCTTCATGATCATCAGGAGTTTCGATAATCATGTGAAGATCGGAAAGTCGTTAAAATACAGCTTGGGTTTCTTCTCGTTTCTTCTTATGGCAGTGTCGGTCGGTTTATCTGTATACCTGCCTGTATTTAATTTGCCGAAGCTTGATGGAGCATATTCGGTTGGCACGCAGACACTTCACCTTATAGATGGGGACAGAGAAGAGGTCTTCACGGACAAACAAGGCGACCGCAGAGAGCTTATAGTACAAGTGTGGTATCCGGCAGAGAAAACCGATACGAAGACAAAAAAGCTTTTTCCGGATGATCCGGAGACGTTTGACCGGCTTATGGGAACTTATTCCTCAAGGCTAGGTGTTCCAGCATTTGTACTGGACTATTTGAAATACATTGAGAGCAATTCCCATGATGGAGCTAAGGTGCTGCGCTCTGCCAGCCCGTATCCTTTGGTCATTTTGAGTCATGGCATGGGAACGGGGATACTTATTCATAAGTCTCAAGCAGAGAATCTCGCCAGCCATGGCTTTATCGTGGCCGCGATAGACCATACATACAGTACGATGACTACGGCTTTTCCGGACGGGGAGGTCACGGGTTATGAAACGGTGGTCGATGAAAATAACTTCTTTGAAGCCACGAATAAGATCGGGAAGGTATGGACTGAGGACGTGGATTTTGTCATCGAACAATTGGATCAGATGAATACGGGTGCGATTCAAAGCGACTTTAAAGAGACGATGGATTTGAATCATATCGGAATGATGGGTCACTCGTTTGGGGGCGCTACGGCGTTTGATGCATCCTACTTAAATGATAAAATCCAAGCCGGGATTAATATGGACGGTACGCTGTTTGAGATAAAGAACCGGGAATCAATGAACAAGCCCTTTCTGTTTATGAGAACGGAAGACTATATTACCGGGATTGAACAATATAAGAATAGCCCGGATGCGGACGAACAGATAAAAAAATATCTTTCCGATGAACTAGCTATTGTTGACGATGTCATGAAATATGAAGGAACCTTGCTTTTAATCGATGGAACCGCTCATTATAATTTTACCGATCTGCCGCTATTTTCGAAATTGATTAGTTTGACGGGAATGGCGGGCAGTATAGATGGATATAGGGGGGCGGAGATTGTGAATAAATATGTCCTCGATTTCTTTAACAAGCATCTGAAGGGAATGGAAGGTACGTTGTTAAACGGACCGAGTGAAGCGTATCCGGAAGTAAAGTTTTATAGGAAATGA
- a CDS encoding Gfo/Idh/MocA family protein, which yields MSNVIKIGMIGLDTSHVLAFTQLLNNPDHEYHVPGGKVIAAYPGGSPDFELSISRVAGFTKQLQEEFGVQILDSPEAVAEVSDAILLESADGRVHLEQFRSIAPYGKPVFIDKPLAVRSDEAREIVELAKQYDIPIMSTSALRYAEGLVQALKASDKSSVTGADIYGPMTIEPTQNGYFWYGIHTVEMLFTILGKDCEQVTTFSNTDHDVIIGTWSDGRIGTVRGNRIGNVKFGATIHRKDECDSVDVYSHPKPYYASLMEQVMTMFQSGKPVLDLEETLKVIRFIEAANESRITQATIRL from the coding sequence ATGTCCAACGTTATAAAGATCGGAATGATCGGGCTTGATACTTCGCATGTGCTTGCATTTACACAATTACTCAATAATCCCGATCATGAATACCACGTTCCCGGAGGCAAAGTCATAGCTGCTTATCCAGGCGGCTCGCCTGACTTTGAATTGAGCATTTCACGGGTTGCCGGCTTTACAAAACAGCTTCAAGAAGAATTCGGGGTTCAAATTCTGGACAGCCCGGAAGCTGTCGCAGAAGTTAGTGATGCCATTTTGCTGGAATCGGCAGATGGACGGGTGCATCTGGAGCAATTCCGGTCCATTGCACCTTACGGAAAGCCCGTGTTCATCGATAAGCCGCTTGCTGTTCGCTCCGATGAAGCGCGAGAAATCGTGGAGTTAGCCAAGCAATACGACATTCCCATCATGAGCACATCCGCGCTTCGCTATGCGGAAGGCTTGGTTCAAGCATTGAAGGCTTCTGATAAATCGTCTGTTACAGGAGCGGATATTTACGGTCCCATGACGATTGAACCTACACAAAACGGCTACTTCTGGTATGGCATTCATACGGTGGAGATGCTCTTTACCATCCTCGGGAAAGATTGTGAGCAAGTAACCACATTCTCTAATACAGATCACGATGTCATTATAGGCACATGGAGTGATGGCAGAATCGGAACCGTTCGAGGCAACCGAATCGGCAATGTAAAATTCGGAGCAACCATTCATCGGAAGGACGAATGTGATAGCGTTGACGTGTACTCCCATCCAAAACCGTATTACGCCAGCCTAATGGAGCAAGTCATGACCATGTTCCAGAGCGGGAAACCGGTACTGGATTTAGAGGAAACATTAAAAGTCATTCGATTCATTGAAGCCGCTAATGAAAGCCGGATTACGCAAGCAACTATTAGACTTTAA
- a CDS encoding extracellular solute-binding protein, translating into MNNNIYAIQKYLPQNYELTPMIRQDWLDKLGLAMPTSYEELKEVALAFTNKDPDGNGKNDTYGLAMAQNINPSYEMGAYWDYQTWYHKDAEGRLIPGFISDVRKEHVKFLADLYKEGAITKDFAVLNWTEVNTKEFYGGKAGIFIGTPRGMNPTYMQGLVDINPDAKLAPIPPFKAPDSSQGFRNSMGFYGTIMLSSKLEKEPEKVAKILEMIDYGRTFYSIEERVATNTEFDWLNGHEGQGYTIEDGSIRREVDEKGLSPYNYLPDNRMWAPNDEANGYSKEYTVPLLRDVAGQFEKMHAETKHYINPVNAVYSETRAAKGSELDKFLFNEQTKMIFGDKSLEDWDAMVGEWKEKGGEQMIKEINDALQASGITAEWQ; encoded by the coding sequence GTGAATAATAATATATATGCCATTCAAAAATATTTGCCTCAAAACTATGAACTGACTCCTATGATCCGTCAGGATTGGCTTGATAAATTGGGTCTTGCTATGCCTACATCCTATGAAGAGCTCAAAGAGGTCGCTCTCGCATTCACGAACAAAGATCCTGATGGAAACGGAAAAAATGACACGTACGGATTAGCCATGGCGCAAAATATCAATCCATCCTATGAAATGGGAGCCTATTGGGATTATCAAACTTGGTATCATAAAGACGCTGAAGGGCGGCTGATCCCAGGATTCATCTCCGATGTTCGAAAGGAACATGTTAAGTTTCTGGCGGACCTGTATAAAGAGGGTGCTATAACGAAGGACTTTGCTGTATTGAACTGGACAGAAGTAAACACCAAAGAATTTTATGGCGGCAAGGCCGGGATTTTCATTGGGACACCTCGCGGCATGAACCCTACTTATATGCAAGGTTTAGTCGATATCAATCCGGATGCCAAGCTGGCACCAATCCCTCCTTTCAAGGCACCGGATAGTTCGCAAGGCTTCAGAAACTCCATGGGCTTCTACGGAACGATCATGTTAAGCTCCAAATTGGAGAAAGAGCCGGAGAAGGTAGCCAAAATTCTTGAAATGATTGACTATGGCCGTACTTTCTATTCGATTGAAGAACGTGTTGCTACGAATACGGAATTTGATTGGCTAAATGGCCATGAAGGTCAAGGCTACACCATCGAGGATGGAAGCATCCGAAGAGAAGTCGATGAAAAAGGCTTGTCCCCTTACAATTATTTACCTGACAACAGAATGTGGGCTCCAAACGATGAAGCAAATGGATACTCCAAGGAATATACGGTTCCGCTGCTGCGCGATGTAGCTGGACAATTCGAGAAAATGCACGCTGAAACCAAACACTATATAAATCCGGTGAACGCCGTCTATTCGGAAACGCGGGCAGCCAAGGGATCTGAGCTGGATAAGTTCCTATTCAATGAGCAAACCAAGATGATTTTTGGCGACAAGTCATTGGAAGATTGGGATGCTATGGTGGGCGAGTGGAAAGAAAAAGGCGGAGAACAGATGATTAAAGAAATAAATGATGCCCTTCAAGCAAGCGGCATTACAGCTGAGTGGCAGTAA
- a CDS encoding Gfo/Idh/MocA family protein codes for MMSTKLRFAIVGAGVISSFHARAVTENPEAELVAISDVSEEKVQKLAGEYGTPSIYTDYHEMLQRHDIDVVCVCVPSGMHAEVAVAAAQTGKHILCEKPLDTTIAKMDLMIHEARKAQVKLGVIYQRRTFPAAIAARKAVQENKLGKLVLGDAYLKYYRSQEYYDSAGWRGTWELDGGGALMNQGVHGIDLIQWIVGDVESVFARSAALVRNIEVEDTAVAVVKYVNGAYGVIQGTTSVWPGQETRFEIHGEKGSIVFADSGIKQWEFMDGEPSMPDVAGTASASSDASNISADGHYILIDDMIQAIKEDRDPMVTGEDASKAVKLILAIYESARTGLEVRL; via the coding sequence ATGATGTCAACTAAATTGCGGTTTGCCATTGTCGGAGCTGGGGTCATCAGTTCGTTCCATGCGAGAGCGGTAACAGAAAATCCAGAAGCAGAATTGGTTGCGATCTCTGATGTTAGCGAGGAGAAAGTCCAAAAGCTGGCCGGTGAATATGGCACACCTTCCATTTATACAGATTATCATGAAATGCTGCAGCGTCATGATATTGATGTAGTTTGTGTTTGTGTTCCAAGCGGTATGCATGCAGAGGTAGCTGTTGCAGCGGCACAAACCGGCAAACATATTCTATGCGAGAAGCCACTCGATACAACAATCGCTAAAATGGATTTGATGATTCATGAAGCCCGAAAGGCACAGGTTAAGCTGGGCGTTATTTATCAACGCAGAACGTTTCCTGCTGCCATTGCTGCCCGAAAGGCTGTTCAAGAAAACAAGCTTGGCAAGCTTGTGCTTGGAGATGCGTATTTAAAATATTACAGAAGCCAGGAATATTACGACAGTGCGGGATGGAGAGGAACATGGGAGCTTGATGGCGGAGGAGCCTTGATGAATCAAGGTGTGCATGGAATTGATCTGATCCAATGGATTGTCGGGGATGTGGAATCTGTATTTGCCCGATCTGCCGCACTTGTTAGAAATATTGAAGTAGAAGATACCGCCGTCGCTGTTGTGAAATATGTGAATGGAGCTTATGGCGTTATCCAGGGAACGACATCCGTCTGGCCGGGACAAGAAACTCGCTTTGAAATTCACGGAGAAAAAGGAAGTATCGTTTTTGCAGACAGCGGCATTAAACAATGGGAGTTTATGGACGGTGAACCATCCATGCCGGATGTAGCAGGCACCGCCTCCGCCAGCAGTGATGCATCGAATATTTCAGCAGACGGCCATTATATTTTGATCGATGATATGATCCAAGCCATTAAAGAAGATCGTGATCCGATGGTAACCGGTGAGGATGCAAGTAAGGCCGTTAAATTAATTCTCGCCATTTACGAATCGGCCAGAACAGGTCTGGAAGTCAGACTTTAA
- a CDS encoding ABC transporter ATP-binding protein produces MILVVKNLWVRYGDKTAVHDLSFCLGKGEVFGLLGANGAGKSSSIAAILGIEKSEFTKLSLLGKSPITERKKVFEKVGVQFQETNFQDRLTVEEACVQWRALYKETQEIEPLLIAFGLQDKKKQLVKSLSGGEKQRLAVLLALLPNPELVFLDELTTGLDTKARRMLWKQLLIMKENGLSIVLTSHYMDEVEALCDRLLILRDGKTVATGTIQEVMNLSGKATLEDAYLHFAGEEEWT; encoded by the coding sequence ATGATTCTGGTCGTAAAAAATCTATGGGTACGATACGGAGACAAAACGGCTGTGCACGATTTAAGTTTTTGTCTCGGCAAAGGTGAGGTGTTCGGTTTGCTAGGGGCCAATGGTGCCGGAAAATCTTCTAGTATTGCAGCGATTTTAGGGATTGAGAAAAGTGAGTTTACGAAGCTCTCTTTACTTGGGAAATCCCCCATTACCGAACGAAAGAAAGTGTTCGAAAAAGTCGGCGTCCAATTCCAAGAAACGAATTTTCAGGATCGCTTGACCGTAGAAGAGGCATGTGTTCAGTGGCGTGCCCTGTATAAAGAAACACAAGAAATAGAGCCACTGCTGATTGCATTTGGATTACAGGATAAGAAAAAACAGCTCGTCAAATCACTTTCAGGCGGTGAGAAGCAGCGCCTTGCTGTGTTGTTGGCACTGTTACCTAATCCAGAGCTTGTTTTTTTAGACGAGTTAACAACAGGACTGGATACGAAGGCACGCAGAATGTTATGGAAACAGCTGCTGATCATGAAAGAGAACGGGCTATCCATTGTGCTAACTTCTCATTATATGGATGAGGTCGAGGCTCTTTGTGATCGATTGTTAATTTTGAGAGATGGTAAAACCGTTGCAACAGGTACGATTCAAGAAGTTATGAATCTTAGTGGAAAAGCAACATTAGAGGACGCCTATTTACATTTTGCAGGGGAGGAGGAATGGACATGA
- a CDS encoding M55 family metallopeptidase → MKIYVCVDMEGIAGIVLPSQLRQGESFYQEGRHLMTEEVNAVVDGLLEAGATEVIVRDMHASGFNLLIDQLHPDASYFMGASKIEDRFPGIDSSFHGAILLGYHAMAGTKHAVRDHTFSSMTFIGMELNGQPIGEIGIDSLLLGLHQVPVLLVTGDDKTCQEAEQILPHTTTYQTKTAWGRHSALMKSPRKVNMEIKEAVKQALFNQAQCLPYSSTGPYELKVQYMSTDLADAVQTDGIHQVRLDGLTIVYKDTNLVSLFSKAL, encoded by the coding sequence ATGAAAATCTATGTTTGTGTAGACATGGAAGGAATTGCGGGTATTGTGCTGCCTTCACAACTTCGGCAAGGAGAATCCTTCTACCAAGAAGGACGTCACCTGATGACGGAGGAAGTGAATGCGGTCGTCGATGGATTGTTAGAAGCTGGTGCAACCGAAGTCATTGTACGGGACATGCATGCCTCCGGCTTTAATCTCTTAATAGACCAGCTTCATCCAGATGCTTCGTATTTTATGGGAGCAAGCAAGATTGAGGATCGGTTCCCGGGGATCGATTCTTCCTTCCATGGTGCAATCCTGCTCGGTTATCATGCCATGGCGGGGACAAAGCACGCCGTTCGAGACCATACATTTTCCAGTATGACTTTTATCGGAATGGAATTAAACGGTCAGCCCATTGGTGAGATTGGAATAGACAGCTTACTGCTGGGACTTCATCAGGTTCCTGTCCTGCTCGTAACCGGTGACGATAAAACATGCCAAGAAGCTGAACAAATATTGCCCCACACGACAACCTATCAAACGAAAACAGCATGGGGGCGTCACAGTGCCTTAATGAAGTCTCCACGCAAAGTGAACATGGAAATCAAGGAAGCTGTGAAGCAAGCCCTTTTCAATCAGGCTCAGTGTTTACCGTATTCAAGCACCGGTCCGTATGAACTTAAGGTTCAGTACATGAGCACCGATCTCGCTGACGCGGTCCAAACCGATGGAATTCATCAAGTCAGATTGGATGGGCTAACGATTGTATATAAAGACACCAACCTAGTGAGCCTATTTTCGAAAGCGCTGTAA
- a CDS encoding MerR family transcriptional regulator, translated as MYRTTEIAKQANVHPNTVRIYEDWGYISPAPREDNGYRIFSDIHLFQLLVARTAFRCEIVQGHIRAKARAIVEASGKENFSLAFELAEQYLTHLEQEYGRALEAIELVEKWLSGTESWSEDQTYTRKEAAKILDISSEVVRNWERNHLMTVPRLDNGHRVYTEKEINRMKIIRTLRAAHYSISAILRLLNQTEKSKELNVKSVLNTPGEYEEIITLTDRLIHSLEEAIQNAQEVIQLLITYEK; from the coding sequence ATGTACAGAACAACAGAAATCGCAAAACAGGCGAATGTGCATCCGAATACCGTCCGTATTTATGAAGATTGGGGCTATATTTCGCCAGCTCCACGAGAGGATAATGGGTACCGTATATTTTCAGATATTCACTTATTTCAGCTGCTAGTGGCAAGGACCGCTTTTCGCTGCGAGATCGTTCAAGGCCATATCCGAGCCAAAGCACGAGCCATTGTTGAAGCTAGCGGGAAAGAAAATTTCAGTCTGGCTTTTGAGCTTGCCGAGCAGTATTTGACTCATTTAGAACAAGAATATGGACGAGCGTTGGAAGCGATCGAACTTGTGGAGAAGTGGCTGAGCGGTACAGAATCGTGGTCCGAAGATCAGACGTACACTCGAAAAGAGGCTGCTAAGATACTCGATATCTCATCTGAGGTTGTACGGAATTGGGAACGAAATCATTTAATGACGGTTCCTCGGCTTGATAATGGTCATCGTGTATATACAGAAAAAGAAATCAATCGAATGAAGATCATTCGGACATTAAGGGCTGCACACTATTCAATCAGTGCTATTCTCCGATTACTGAATCAAACAGAGAAATCGAAGGAATTAAACGTAAAGAGCGTACTGAATACACCGGGAGAATATGAAGAGATCATTACATTAACGGACCGTTTAATCCATTCACTTGAAGAAGCGATACAGAATGCACAGGAAGTTATACAACTTTTAATAACGTATGAAAAATGA
- a CDS encoding sugar phosphate isomerase/epimerase family protein produces the protein MSLFQLGIITDEVSQSLEEAIHFALQHDMKVLELRSIEGHTIQTWTDEQVESIKALIQQNGLSVCALSTPIFKCHLNKPEELQEHIAILHRSIEIAKRLGTSIIRGFSFWAEEVFEDALPAIVEQFNRILPVLEKENIIFALEFDPSVYASNANKVRMILDTVHSPNVMALYDPGNDLWDPFEEIPYPDGYEFLKEKICHIHLKDAVRTPDGVKGVAIGKGEVDYPGLLRRLIKDRYEGYLVVETHYRLQSELTEEQLKRPAGYAFSEGGLAASRECVESLKQLLEGIST, from the coding sequence ATGTCTCTGTTTCAGCTTGGAATTATAACAGACGAAGTATCTCAAAGTCTCGAGGAAGCGATCCATTTCGCTCTTCAGCATGACATGAAAGTGCTGGAGCTGCGGTCGATTGAAGGACATACGATTCAAACGTGGACTGATGAGCAGGTGGAGTCGATAAAAGCCCTTATCCAGCAAAACGGTCTGTCCGTGTGTGCATTATCTACGCCTATTTTCAAATGCCACTTAAATAAACCCGAAGAACTTCAGGAGCACATTGCTATTCTTCACCGCTCGATTGAAATTGCCAAGCGACTTGGAACATCAATCATACGTGGCTTTAGTTTTTGGGCTGAAGAAGTTTTTGAAGATGCGCTGCCAGCCATTGTGGAGCAATTTAATAGAATCTTGCCCGTGTTGGAAAAGGAAAATATCATATTCGCTTTGGAGTTTGATCCTAGTGTTTATGCCAGTAATGCAAATAAAGTACGAATGATATTAGATACAGTACATTCACCGAATGTGATGGCCCTCTATGATCCGGGCAACGATCTCTGGGACCCGTTTGAGGAAATCCCCTATCCCGACGGCTATGAGTTTTTGAAGGAAAAGATCTGTCATATTCACTTGAAGGATGCGGTGAGAACACCGGATGGTGTGAAGGGTGTCGCTATAGGTAAAGGTGAAGTGGATTATCCAGGCTTGCTGCGCAGGCTCATTAAGGATCGTTATGAGGGTTATTTAGTTGTGGAAACACATTACCGTCTGCAATCAGAGTTAACCGAAGAACAGCTAAAGCGCCCGGCGGGCTATGCTTTCTCAGAAGGTGGGCTAGCCGCTTCTCGGGAATGTGTCGAGAGCCTGAAGCAGCTGCTTGAAGGGATATCTACTTAA
- a CDS encoding threonine aldolase family protein has protein sequence MNADQSLSEVFNETTFKVTGHGSRDIQVLKLALEQIDGSLDSDMYGKGKVIEDFQDKIATYLGKENAVFFPSGTMAQQIALRIWCDQQGIKRVAYHPLCHLEIHEEDGLKELHHIEPVLLADKNRLIQLDDVVNMKEDIACLLLELPQREIGGQLPDYAEIEAISAFCRDKGIKLHLDGARLFEIVPYYQKTAAEICGLFDSVYVSFYKGIGGIAGAVLAGEAAFINESKIWKRRHGGDLISLYPYILTSDYYFEQRVDKMGQYYEEAKELAAYFNRCHGMSTIPLEPVSNMFHVHFELPKEKLEPLLKNLYIETGVGLTSYIRDNSKGGSYCEISVGDRYIGIPKKDLDKAFQTLERYLNQI, from the coding sequence ATGAACGCAGATCAATCGTTATCCGAAGTGTTTAATGAAACGACTTTCAAGGTTACGGGTCACGGTAGCAGGGACATTCAAGTATTGAAGTTGGCTTTGGAACAAATTGATGGAAGTCTTGACAGTGACATGTATGGAAAAGGCAAAGTGATCGAGGATTTTCAGGATAAAATAGCAACGTACCTCGGTAAAGAAAATGCGGTATTTTTCCCGAGCGGGACGATGGCACAGCAGATAGCCCTCAGAATATGGTGTGATCAACAAGGGATAAAGAGAGTCGCTTATCACCCCTTATGCCATTTGGAAATTCATGAAGAAGACGGACTGAAGGAGCTGCATCATATCGAGCCGGTGCTGCTTGCAGACAAAAACCGATTAATTCAGCTGGATGACGTGGTAAACATGAAGGAAGATATCGCCTGTTTGCTACTGGAACTTCCGCAGCGCGAAATTGGCGGTCAACTGCCAGACTATGCAGAGATTGAAGCGATCTCCGCCTTCTGCCGGGACAAAGGAATCAAGCTGCATTTGGACGGGGCGAGGTTGTTTGAAATAGTACCTTATTATCAAAAGACGGCTGCCGAAATATGCGGATTGTTTGACAGCGTGTATGTTTCGTTCTACAAAGGGATCGGTGGGATTGCCGGTGCTGTACTTGCGGGCGAAGCCGCGTTTATTAACGAATCGAAGATATGGAAACGGCGGCATGGCGGCGATTTGATCAGCCTGTATCCTTATATCCTCACCTCCGATTATTATTTCGAGCAAAGAGTCGATAAGATGGGGCAGTATTATGAAGAGGCCAAAGAGCTGGCCGCTTATTTTAACCGGTGTCATGGCATGTCCACGATACCATTGGAACCTGTCTCCAACATGTTTCACGTCCATTTTGAGCTTCCTAAGGAGAAGCTGGAGCCTCTACTTAAGAACCTCTATATAGAGACGGGTGTAGGTTTGACGTCATATATTCGAGATAACAGCAAAGGCGGCAGTTACTGTGAGATAAGTGTCGGGGACCGGTATATCGGTATACCGAAGAAGGATCTAGACAAGGCCTTTCAGACGCTGGAACGTTATTTAAACCAAATTTAA
- a CDS encoding ABC transporter permease — MTLFWTLLKIEGKLVWKGIDIVIFGILFPMILATLFGYVMSKDASVNGASMFEMSYPAVITIGVLATGVMGVPLTIADYRHRGILKRFQVTPVSPLHILFAQVVIQLSSALVSFIGVTAVYHLLFDYDMKGSWGIFLLSYAFVVCAMYSIGIFIGSVVPDQKSANLWSSVAYFTMLLFSGATIPYEVMPRFFQWFMDIIPLSHGIHLIKQVSIGEPIQPLLISVVVLVFCVVLGLGGAIKFFKWK, encoded by the coding sequence ATGACTTTGTTTTGGACATTGTTGAAAATAGAAGGCAAGCTGGTCTGGAAAGGGATCGATATTGTTATATTTGGAATCTTGTTTCCGATGATATTGGCGACTCTGTTTGGTTACGTGATGAGTAAAGATGCATCTGTCAATGGCGCATCTATGTTTGAAATGTCCTACCCTGCTGTCATTACCATCGGGGTGCTTGCGACAGGTGTGATGGGTGTGCCGCTTACGATTGCTGACTATCGCCACCGGGGTATTTTAAAAAGATTTCAAGTGACCCCTGTATCACCTCTGCATATTTTATTTGCTCAAGTCGTCATCCAGCTATCTTCAGCGTTGGTGTCTTTTATTGGTGTAACTGCTGTCTATCATTTATTATTTGATTATGATATGAAAGGTTCGTGGGGAATCTTTCTACTTTCTTATGCATTCGTTGTATGCGCCATGTACAGCATTGGAATATTTATCGGTAGTGTGGTGCCTGATCAAAAATCTGCGAATTTATGGAGCTCAGTCGCCTATTTTACGATGCTGCTGTTCTCAGGTGCTACCATTCCATATGAAGTGATGCCGCGGTTTTTCCAATGGTTCATGGACATAATTCCTCTTTCACACGGTATTCACCTTATTAAGCAAGTCTCGATTGGGGAGCCTATTCAACCTCTGCTCATAAGCGTTGTTGTGCTTGTATTCTGTGTTGTGCTTGGTCTGGGAGGCGCAATTAAGTTTTTCAAATGGAAGTAA
- the udk gene encoding uridine kinase, which yields MLIIGIAGGTGSGKTTVARSVIDRLGPGKVTFISQDNYYKDNPHLTLAEREKINYDHPFAFENELLIEDLKLLKSGQPAYAPVYDFTVHARSKEEKLELKPNHIAIIEGLHVLSDENLRKLLDIKVFVDTDPDVRILRRVVRDIEERGRTIHSVHDQYLSTVKPMHEAFIEPSKKYADVILPEGGENEVGIQLLSILTEKYLTGDRTWGCS from the coding sequence ATGCTCATTATTGGAATCGCCGGCGGCACAGGCTCTGGCAAAACGACGGTGGCCCGGTCTGTCATTGACCGACTCGGACCAGGCAAAGTAACTTTTATATCTCAGGATAATTATTATAAGGACAACCCTCACCTCACTCTGGCTGAACGCGAGAAGATCAATTATGATCATCCGTTTGCCTTTGAGAATGAGCTGCTTATCGAAGATCTGAAGCTCCTGAAATCAGGACAGCCTGCTTACGCTCCAGTGTACGACTTTACGGTTCATGCACGCTCCAAAGAAGAAAAGCTGGAGTTGAAACCGAACCATATTGCTATCATTGAAGGGCTCCATGTACTCTCGGACGAAAATCTCCGGAAACTTCTCGACATTAAAGTGTTCGTCGATACAGATCCCGATGTGCGAATACTTCGCCGGGTCGTCCGAGATATCGAGGAACGCGGCAGAACGATCCACTCGGTTCACGATCAATACTTAAGCACGGTGAAACCGATGCATGAGGCTTTTATCGAACCATCCAAGAAATATGCGGATGTAATCCTCCCTGAAGGCGGAGAAAATGAGGTCGGCATTCAGCTGCTGTCCATCCTAACCGAGAAATACCTGACGGGCGATCGGACTTGGGGATGCAGCTAA